One Punica granatum isolate Tunisia-2019 chromosome 3, ASM765513v2, whole genome shotgun sequence genomic window carries:
- the LOC116201183 gene encoding sorting nexin 2B: protein MMGAENQGFEEAHLYASKEEMESLVLDEPPSPNANGNGNANSKSFSNYRSAMSSLPDSHHPLSASASTSASTSALAIPADSDPLLAPPPYPEELHSPTSHDNSSYIEPPSYADVIFSPFDGEDINGLESPSRTSDITPASFSRSSSSTGEYIRITVSNPQKEQETSNSIVPGGNTYVTYLITTRTNIPEFEATEFSVRRRFRDVVTLSDRLAESYRGFFVPPRPDKNVVESQVMQKQEFVEQRRVALEKYLMRLSEHPMILKSDEFKVFLQVQGKLPLPTSTDVASRMLDGAVKLPKQLLGETVVAPHEVVQPAKGGRDLLRLFKELKQSVVNDWSGSKPPLVEEDKEFLERKDRVHDLEQQLSNSSQQAESLVKAQQDMGETMGELGLAFIKLTKFENEEAVFNSQRARAVDMKNFATAAVKASRFYRELNLHMVKHLDTLHEYLGLMLAVHSAFSDRSSALLTVQTLLTELSSLQSRSEKLEAASSKIFGGDKTRIRKMEELKETLRVTEDAKNVAIREYERIKENNRTELERLDKERHADFLNMLKGFVVNQVGYAEKIANVWGKVAEETSGYVKESI, encoded by the exons ATGATGGGCGCCGAGAACCAGGGTTTCGAGGAAGCACACCTCTACGCTTCCAAGGAAGAGATGGAGTCTCTCGTCCTCGATGAGCCCCCGTCTCCCAACGCCAACGGCAACGGAAACGCCAACAGCAAATCCTTCTCCAATTACCGCAGCGCCATGTCCTCCCTCCCCGATTCCCACCACCCTCTCTCCGCTTCCGCTTCCACTTCCGCTTCCACTTCCGCCCTGGCGATCCCTGCCGACTCAGATCCATTGCTCGCCCCCCCTCCCTATCCCGAGGAGCTCCATAGCCCTACCTCCCACGACAACTCCTCCTACATCGAGCCCCCCTCCTACGCCGACGTAATCTTCAGCCCTTTCGATGGGGAAGACATCAACGGCCTGGAGAGCCCTAGCAGGACCTCCGACATTACTCCCGCGAGCTTCTCTCGATCTTCGTCCTCCACCGGCGAGTACATCAGAATCACCGTCTCCAACCCCCAGAAGGAGCAGGAGACCTCCAATTCCATCGTCCCTGGGGGTAACACGTACGTCACCTATCTGATCACTACTAGGACCAACATACCCGAGTTCGAGGCCACCGAATTTAGTGTCAGGAGGCGATTTAGAGATGTGGTCACGCTATCCGATAGGTTGGCAGAGTCGTACAGGGGATTCTTCGTCCCGCCGCGCCCTGATAAGAATGTCGTGGAGAGTCAGGTGATGCAAAAGCAGGAATTCGTGGAGCAGAGAAGGGTGGCGCTGGAGAAGTACTTGATGAGATTATCGGAGCATCCCATGATTCTGAAGAGCGATGAATTCAAAGTGTTTCTGCAGGTTCAGGGTAAATTACCGCTCCCAACGAGCACAGATGTTGCTTCGAGGATGCTCGATGGAGCAGTCAAGCTTCCAAAGCAGCTGCTGGGGGAGACCGTGGTGGCACCCCATGAGGTCGTGCAGCCGGCTAAAGGGGGGAGAGATCTGCTGAGACTGTTCAAGGAGCTCAAGCAATCGGTGGTTAATGATTGGAGCGGTTCAAAACCACCCCTTGTCGAAGAGGATAAGGAGTTCCTGGAGAGGAAGGATAGGGTGCACGATCTGGAGCAGCAACTCAGCAACTCTTCTCAACAG GCTGAATCACTTGTTAAGGCTCAGCAAGACATGGGAGAAACGATGGGAGAGTTGGGTTTAGCTTTCATCAAGTTGACTAAGTTCGAAAATGAGGAGGCAGTATTCAATTCTCAGAGGGCGAGGGCAGTGGACATGAAGAATTTTGCCACTGCTGCTGTTAAAGCGAGCAGATTTTATCGGGAATTGAATTTGCATATGGTTAAGCACTTG GATACGCTCCACGAGTACTTGGGGCTCATGCTTGCTGTTCACAGTGCCTTTTCGGATCGCTCTAGTGCCTTGTTGACCGTCCAGACTCTTTTGACAGAATTATCTTCACTACAATCAAGGTCAGAAAAACTGGAAGCAGCTTCATCGAAGATATTTGGTGGTGACAAGACGAGAATTCGCAAGATGGAGGAGTTAAAAGAAACTTTAAGAGTCACCGAGGATGCTAAAAATGTGGCGATCAGAGAATATGAACGCATCAAG GAAAATAATAGGACTGAACTTGAAAGGCTCGACAAGGAAAGGCACGCTGACTTTTTGAATATGTTGAAGGGATTTGTGGTTAACCAG GTGGGATATGCTGAAAAGATTGCAAATGTTTGGGGGAAGGTCGCAGAGGAGACAAGTGGGTATGTGAAAGAGAGCATCTGA